In Melanotaenia boesemani isolate fMelBoe1 chromosome 16, fMelBoe1.pri, whole genome shotgun sequence, the following proteins share a genomic window:
- the wu:fc17b08 gene encoding uncharacterized protein wu:fc17b08 isoform X2 — protein MISQFAAEYTSKTISPQDSHSDSPPHSDQSLPTPPLYSGAPPPSTSPAATLTGPAHNQNPVLSKLLMADQDAPLDLTIKKPLAEPSEQDGVLDLSIKKNRYSSSQSVHSPCASPAASTLKGESPDFHVTKAKDLQSTSTLEQFMAKLCPHHQRQIVDAIGFLQSEVKAHSSSNAQKASNSTSGVQGSACATASSSEVTPQKLGPELSSPSQSTPKTEVQEMSHSITSSCAIKKTPEHALSLKTSGPELDHCSPGPGSNHPPASPTANPVDGELNRHNDHAPLKMKIMTNNGTGKKLSCVLNTTLSSQADTLEDKQDNLHSFSKAETQSARLSSSVKRYSQLSLAHQARRRETLGHPKDTSAKVFPVHITIPSNSARTARKTIRSSEHRMRHSSCRQMVDPDLGRCDIVFIDKPITECLKEQRRSVLPRRNARKSTRGHMYSDEIWELKTVRTLAGRGNCPNPMPELITLITPKQILSKPEGVPPVHMPFAGACREKINQQMSNEESDESVLPGAGDVVEVAASKVDIVVETSQTDQCQNKEQSDSPSPLRCTTENQEKEATVESGVRRESEDAVGEPTTEALKENEPESQEVTHNRTEQTDAGAETEAEQFLSITTEKAVPQLSSDKVQACEPVYQETSSPTASQVEEEEEDKGEKMQYEEPKELQPEMQKNSDNIQVTENLSTAGTAEELIVTEVDVIMSETTDSVEPLETENKDESNLSSKSLDPLSKKLPPKSQQRRKKGTKPSLPKSLVQTESVIVGYVNGKPVSASDRNLRHRAGSNPTSPSGTPVKSSQNTPEKTSADPTVDSDVENKKLEKTPPETNKPVKLLETTPVIHETEPSSDAPSSPGNKFPSRTKQTHKQKSVVKGQESLPALADQTSESKRQLRSTSQKTLGTSASNILTSISPPDPSTLILPSAEQIPALLPFPPPITSSLLFRSSDPPESKQSQQSTAPETVESDIEIAQPAEATSKDIQKNELEKESETKQKKLRSAKVVSDNNKSEKHKLFGEVSNPENQIPVKTEMQTQPMPLRSKRVPQKENEASDDLIQKKSVAYLEDRSVSHDDSSSSTSDRPTRMPLRSETSKLDLSHQSASQSPLSSKKLALRSQRSAPLSTSTVTETARQNDVRIMPERITKAQVKHPSVSVTSVPHSSHVAVIAPKHEPPKQMPNKFFETLTGEESQHLITNLNIKFDKMQKGWVQMDKEGQPTAKYRNKSDRQAAIWKSKRRARKPKSSEQQKYSPVQMLFMKGFNLSSICRWFLESTETKSLVIVKKVNTRLPSETQLCFHSSSGASGTSQGVFPSLQAERLKKHLKKFAIASPVKSNPKSQKLIAKALEQEASTVRGKEKAELPSNTQTVTKSYSSAKASAQTGESQKSSGKSKNPASARILRKYSNIREKMQVQQTTVRLKGGSKMLKNKKMKKPLAATKSAAKSNLKPSLKGRKSAVAVSKRMKESAAKLQKRKMLAGKKMKKHYVQERAVKAQVSSRASREMSRKDLPKRCSQRLGSPKVSEHNPVDTPKNKVNNKKEKEADKGDMEKCTPTKMNSTVIQTKESSESPVAEVKGSEKAAETPQPSVDVKAPAPTDQVLTRSQKKMEAGASLAGSSSSVSKRATKSTASPKRVKKADERTLTRSGASKRHQTALLPRSATKAAATKRAQELLETPAKRTRTK, from the coding sequence AGAGTCTCCAGACTTCCATGTTACAAAGGCAAAGGACCTGCAGTCCACCTCCACACTGGAGCAGTTCATGGCCAAACTCTGTCCCCACCATCAGAGGCAGATAGTAGATGCCATAGGTTTTCTTCAATCTGAAGTAAAAGCACATTCATCCTCTAATGCACAGAAAGCCTCTAACTCTACCTCTGGCGTCCAGGGAAGTGCTTGTGCTACTGCAAGCTCCAGTGAAGTCACCCCACAGAAATTAGGCCCTGAACTAAGCTCTCCCAGTCAGTCCACTCCCAAGACAGAAGTCCAGGAAATGTCCCATTCTATCACAAGCAGTTGTGCAATTAAGAAAACTCCAGAGCATGCTCTGTCCCTGAAAACATCTGGCCCTGAGTTAGATCATTGCAGCCCTGGACCAGGGAGTAACCATCCTCCAGCCTCTCCCACTGCTAATCCAGTGGATGGAGAGCTGAACCGCCACAACGATCATGCACCTCTTAAGATGAAAATCATGACCAACAACGGTACTGGTAAGAAGCTATCATGTGTGCTCAATACAACTCTTTCTTCTCAAGCTGACACTTTGGAGGACAAACAGGACAACTTGCATTCATTCAGCAAAGCAGAGACTCAAAGCGCCAGGCTCAGCTCCTCTGTAAAAAGATACAGTCAGTTGAGTCTCGCACATCAAGCTAGGCGAAGGGAGACTCTTGGGCATCCCAAAGATACATCAGCAAAAGTGTTTCCTGTTCACATTACCATTCCTTCCAACTCTGCAAGGACTGCGAGGAAGACCATCAGGTCTTCTGAACACCGGATGAGGCACTCCTCTTGTAGGCAGATGGTTGACCCTGATCTTGGCCGCTGtgacattgtttttattgacaagCCAATAACAGAGTGTTTAAAGGAGCAGCGGCGCAGCGTGCTCCCACGCCGCAATGCCAGAAAAAGCACCAGGGGGCATATGTATTCAGATGAAATCTGGGAGTTAAAAACTGTCCGCACATTGGCCGGGAGGGGCAACTGTCCTAATCCAATGCCGGAGCTGATCACACTGATCACCCCAAAACAAATCCTTTCAAAGCCAGAAGGTGTACCTCCTGTACATATGCCGTTTGCCGGAGCATGCAGggagaaaataaatcaacaaatgTCCAATGAAGAGTCAGATGAAAGTGTATTACCAGGCGCAGGAGATGTTGTAGAGGTTGCAGCTAGTAAAGTAGATATTGTAGTTGAAACAAGTCAGACAGATCAGTGTCAGAATAAGGAGCAGTCAGATTCGCCATCTCCATTAAGGTGCACTACAGAGAACCAAGAAAAAGAGGCAACTGTTGAATCAGGGGTGAGAAGAGAAAGTGAAGATGCTGTTGGAGAGCCAACAACTGAAGCACTGAAAGAGAATGAGCCAGAGTCGCAAGAGGTCACACATAACAGAACAGAGCAAACAGATGCAGGAGCAGAAACAGAAGCAGAGCAATTCCTGAGTATTACCACAGAAAAAGCTGTGCCCCAGCTTTCATCAGATAAAGTACAAGCTTGTGAGCCTGTTTATCAGGAGACTAGCTCCCCAACAGCCAGTCAagttgaggaagaggaggaagataaAGGAGAGAAAATGCAATATGAAGAACCTAAAGAACTTCAGccagaaatgcagaaaaactctGACAACATTCAGGTGACAGAAAATCTGTCTACTGCAGGTACAGCAGAGGAGCTGATAGTAACGGAGGTGGATGTTATAATGTCTGAAACAACTGACAGTGTTGAGCCtctagaaacagaaaataaagacgAGAGTAATTTGTCCTCAAAGTCACTTGATCCACTCTCAAAGAAGTTACCACCCAAGAGTCAGCAGCGTAGGAAAAAAGGTACCAAACCTTCACTACCAAAGAGTTTAGTGCAAACAGAATCAGTGATAGTCGGTTATGTTAATGGTAAACCTGTATCGGCCTCTGATAGAAATCTGCGCCACAGAGCAGGCAGCAACCCCACATCACCCAGTGGAACGCCAGTAAAATCCAGTCAGAATACACCCGAAAAAACATCAGCTGATCCAACTGTTGATTCagatgttgaaaataaaaaattagagaAAACGCCACCTGAAACAAACAAGCCTGTAAAATTGTTAGAGACTACTCCTGTGATTCATGAGACCGAGCCATCTTCTGATGCACCATCAAGCCCAGGAAATAAATTTCCCTCAAGGACTAAACAAAcccacaaacaaaaaagtgtcGTGAAAGGTCAGGAAAGTTTGCCTGCACTCGCTGATCAGACTTCTGAGTCTAAGCGGCAGCTGAGATCAACCAGTCAGAAAACGTTGGGAACTTCAGCTTCAAATATCCTCACTTCCATTTCTCCCCCAGACCCTTCAACCCTTATCCTTCCATCTGCAGAGCAGATTCCTGCTCTCCTTCCTTTTCCACCTCCCATAACTTCATCTCTTCTATTCAGGTCATCTGATCCCCCAGAGTCTAAACAGTCCCAACAGAGCACAGCTCCAGAAACCGTTGAATCAGACATTGAAATTGCACAACCTGCAGAGGCAACATCTAAAGATATACAaaagaatgagttagaaaaagaATCAgagaccaaacaaaaaaaattaagatcTGCTAAAGTTGTTTCAGACAACAATAAGAGTGAGAAACATAAACTCTTTGGCGAGGTATCAAATCCTGAAAATCAAATTCCTGTAAAGACCGAAATGCAAACACAGCCAATGCCATTAAGAAGTAAGCGGGTTCCGCAAAAGGAAAACGAGGCGAGCGATGATTTGATCCAGAAGAAAAGTGTAGCATATTTAGAGGACAGGTCTGTAAGTCACGATGATAGCAGTTCCTCTACATCAGACAGACCCACAAGAATGCCATTAAGAAGTGAGACGAGCAAGCTTGACCTGTCCCACCAGTCTGCTTCCCAGTCACCATTATCCAGCAAGAAACTGGCTTTGAGATCACAAAGATCAGCCCCATTGTCCACCAGTACTGTTACAGAGACTGCAAGACAAAACGATGTTCGAATAATGCCAGAGAGAATAACAAAAGCTCAGGTGAAGCACCCATCAGTGTCTGTTACATCTGTGCCCCACAGCTCCCACGTAGCTGTCATCGCCCCAAAACACGAGCCTCCAAAACAAATGCCCAACAAATTCTTTGAGACTCTGACTGGAGAAGAGAGCCAGCACCTAATTACAAATCTGAATATCAAGTTTGATAAAATGCAGAAAGGCTGGGTGCAAATGGACAAAGAAGGTCAGCCAACAGCAAAGTACCGAAACAAGTCAGACAGACAAGCAGCTATTTGGAAAAGTAAACGCAGAGCACGGAAACCAAAGTCTTCTGAGCAGCAGAAATACTCACCAGTCCAAATGCTTTTCATGAAAGGTTTTAATCTCAGCAGTATTTGTCGCTGGTTTCTAGAATCTACAGAAACAAAATCCCTCGTTATTGTGAAGAAGGTAAATACACGTCTTCCGTCAGAAACTCAGCTCTGCTTCCACAGCTCGTCGGGTGCGTCAGGGACCTCGCAGGGAGTGTTTCCAAGTCTTCAGGCAGAACGCttaaagaaacatttgaaaaagTTTGCGATTGCTTCTCCTGTAAAGAGCAATCCTAAGAGTCAGAAACTGATTGCAAAGGCATTGGAGCAGGAGGCGAGCACAGTGAGAGGGAAGGAGAAAGCAGAACTTCCCAGTAATACTCAGACTGTGACTAAATCATACTCCTCTGCTAAAGCCTCTGCGCAGACAGGTGAATCACAGAAATCCTCTGGAAAATCAAAAAATCCAGCGAGTGCAAGAATCCTGAGGAAATACTCTAACATCAGAGAGAAGATGCAGGTTCAGCAAACCACCGTTAGACTGAAGGGGGgctcaaaaatgttaaaaaacaaaaaaatgaaaaaaccaCTGGCTGCTACAAAGTCTGCTGCTAAGTCCAATTTAAAACCTTCACTAAAGGGACGGAAATCAGCCGTAGCTGTTAGTAAACGGATGAAAGAGTCAGCAGCAAAACTGCAGAAAAGGAAGATGTTAGCTGGGAAAAAGATGAAGAAGCATTATGTTCAAGAGAGGGCAGTGAAGGCTCAGGTCAGCAGTAGAGCTTCAAGAGAGATGTCTAGAAAAGACCTGCCAAAGAGATGTTCTCAACGACTTGGATCCCCTAAAGTATCTGAACACAACCCTGTAGATACACCGAAAAACAAggttaacaataaaaaagaaaaagaggctgACAAAGGAGACATGGAAAAGTGCACACCGACAAAAATGAATTCAACAGTAATCCAAACAAAGGAGTCCTCAGAAAGCCCGGTTGCTGAAGTCAAAGGTAGCGAGAAGGCTGCAGAAACTCCACAGCCAAGCGTGGATGTCAAGGCTCCAGCCCCAACCGATCAGGTACTGACAAGATCCCAGAAAAAGATGGAGGCAGGGGCCTCTTTGGCTGGGAGCTCCAGTAGTGTTTCGAAGAGGGCAACAAAGTCCACTGCATCACCTAAGCGAGTCAAGAAGGCAGATGAACGGACGCTGACGAGAAGCGGGGCGTCAAAGAGACATCAGACAGCCTTGCTGCCACGCAGTGCAACAAAAGCAGCTGCCACCAAGAGAGCTCAGGAGCTTTTAGAGACCCCGGCAAAGCGCACCAGGACAAAATAA